Within the Pengzhenrongella sicca genome, the region CGCGCTCCTGCCGGCCGAGCCCGAGGTGCACGGGCTCCTCGCGCTCGAGCTGCTCCAGGACTCGCGCCGGGGCGCGCGCACCGACGCATCCGGGGACCTGGTCACCCTGGATGAGCAGGATCGGACGGAATGGGACGCCGCCCAGATCGCGGCCGGGCTGGCGGCGCTCGCCGCGGCCGGTCCGCTCGACCGCGCCGGCCCGTACCAGCTGCAGGCCGCGATCGCCGCCCACCACTCGACCGCGACGCGCGCAGCGGACACGGACTGGCCTGCGATCGCGGCGCTGTACGACCGCCTCGCATCGCTCGTGCGTTCCCCCTACGTCGAGCTCAACCGCGCGGTCGCGATCGCGATGGCGCGAGGCCCCGCAGCCGGGCTCGTCCTGCTGGACGAGCTCGACCGAGCCGGTGCCCTCGGCTCGTACCACCTGCTCCCGGCCGCCCGGGCGGACCTGCTGCGGCGGCAGGGCCAGCACGAGGAGGCAGCGCACGCGTACCGGCGGGCACTCGACCTCGCGACGAACGACGCCGAGCGGCGGTTCCTCGAGCGGCGGCTCGCCGACCGGGGTCCCGGGCCGGGGCCGTCGGACCGTGCCAAGGTCGGGACATGACTGCAATGGCGCTTTCTGAAGAACTCCTGCTGCTCGCGCACGACGACGAGCCCGACCGGCCCGGCTCGACCCTTCCGCTGGAGGGTGGGCTCGCCGCCGCCCTCCTGCTCGACCTGGCGACCGAGGGGCTGCTGGTCGCCAAGGGACGATCCGTCGTCGGCGTCGACGGCACGGCCTCACGCCCGCTCCTGGCGGCCGCCCTGGCCGCGCTGCGCGCCGAGGACGAGCCGCACGACGCGCGGTACTGGCTGGCCGAGCTGCCGGTTGCCCTCGGGCCGCTGCGCGGCCAGGTCGGCGCCGCCGTGGCCGAGCGCGGCGCGCTCACGGCGGACCGCTGCGCCGCGTTGGGCCTCACCGCCGCGCCCGGGCGGCCGGAGGTCGATCCGGCACCCGAGCACGAGCTGCGCGCGCGCCTGCATCGGGTCCTGGTCTACAGCGGTGAGCCGGACAACCGGACGGCCCTGCTCATCTCGCTGCTGCGCCCCCTCGCGATGGTGCGCGGCGTCGTCGACAAGCAGCACCGCAAGCAGGCCGACGCCCTGGCCAAGGCGATCACCCGGGCGACCGCCGACGCGGCCGCGACACCCGCCGCGATCTCGCGCGCGGTCCACGCGGCGCAGGCCGCGGTGGTGATAGCCGCCGTCGGTGGGTAGACCTACGGTGAAGCGACGGATTCCTGACCCCGAGCGGAGGAGCGACATGACCACGATCACCGAACGGCCCCAGACCGCGCTCGTCGTCATCGACGTGCAGAACGGCGTCGTCGAGGAGGCGCACCTGCGCGACGAGGTCGTCGCGACCGTGCACGACCTCGTCGAGCGGGCGCGCCGGGAGCACGTCCCGGTGGTCTGGGTCCAGCACGATGACGACTGGCTCACGCGCGGGTCCGACGCGTGGCAGATCGTCCCCGAGCTCGCACCCGATGCCGCCGAGCCGCTCGTCGCGAAGCACTACGGCGACGCGTTCGAGGAGACCAGCCTCGAGTCCGTGCTCGCGGGACTCGAGGTCGGCAGGCTCGTCGTCGTCGGCGCGGAGACCGACGCCTGCGTCCGATCGACGCTGCACGGCGCGTTCGTCCGGGGCTACGACGTAACGCTCGTCGCCGACGGTCACACGACCGGCGACAAGTCCCCGTGGGGCGCGCCGACGCCGGCCGAGGTCATCGCGCACACCAACATGTACTGGGGCGACCAGGACGCCCCGGGCCGCACCGCCGCGGTCGCCCGCGCGAACGACGTGGACTTCGCGCCGTGAAGCTCACGCGCCGCGTCCTCGACGGCCGGGGGGTCGTCCGACCGGCGTGAGGCGGAGCGCCGCCCAGCCGAGCGCCGCGCCGATGGCGACGCCGATCGTGTTGCTCGTCCAGTCGGTCGTGTCGCAGGACCGGCCGATCGCGGGGACAAGGGCCTGGACGAGCTCGATCGCACCCGAGAGCCCGGCGCCGGCGAGCAGGGT harbors:
- a CDS encoding GPP34 family phosphoprotein; this translates as MTAMALSEELLLLAHDDEPDRPGSTLPLEGGLAAALLLDLATEGLLVAKGRSVVGVDGTASRPLLAAALAALRAEDEPHDARYWLAELPVALGPLRGQVGAAVAERGALTADRCAALGLTAAPGRPEVDPAPEHELRARLHRVLVYSGEPDNRTALLISLLRPLAMVRGVVDKQHRKQADALAKAITRATADAAATPAAISRAVHAAQAAVVIAAVGG
- a CDS encoding isochorismatase family protein, whose product is MTTITERPQTALVVIDVQNGVVEEAHLRDEVVATVHDLVERARREHVPVVWVQHDDDWLTRGSDAWQIVPELAPDAAEPLVAKHYGDAFEETSLESVLAGLEVGRLVVVGAETDACVRSTLHGAFVRGYDVTLVADGHTTGDKSPWGAPTPAEVIAHTNMYWGDQDAPGRTAAVARANDVDFAP